From the Rhinopithecus roxellana isolate Shanxi Qingling chromosome 5, ASM756505v1, whole genome shotgun sequence genome, the window gtctcactctgttgcccaggctggagtgcagtggccggatctcagctcactgcaagctccgcctcctgggtttatgccattctcctgcgtcagcttccccagtagctgggactacagacgcccgccacctcgcctggctagttttttgtattttttaatagagacggggtttcactgtgttagccaggatggtctcgatctcctgacctcgggatctgcccatctcggcctcccaaagtgctgggattacagacttgagccattgcacccggccaacCTCTTATACCACTGTCTCTTTCCCTGTGACTCGAGGGCTCCATGCCTCTAGCTGGGATAATGATGTCCAGACCTGGGGGGGAGCCCAGGGCTCCCCACCTCTAAAACTCCGAGGGCAGGAAGCAAGAAACAGTCATAGGACTGCCCTGGAGAGTGCTGGGGTCACCTGCCCCCAGGCTGCAGCTCCCTCTGGCCTGGCACCTCTCCTCCCCAGAGGCTGGTGCCCGCCTCCCAGTCCTTGGATGGGTCAGAGGTTACCCTGTCTTTCAGCTCGCCCAGCTTCAGCTCCTTTACTTGCTGCTCCAACTGCAGTGTGCTCTTGTTCTCGTTGTTCTGGACAGAGAGGAGCAATCAGTGGCCACCCACTATAGCTGGAGACCCCAGAACTTGGTGTCTGCCTCCCATAGCACTGGGAATGGTGGAGGCAGGTTAGAGAAATCCCCTCTCTCCCACAGCCATCAGAGCAGGGCTGTGGCTCACAGGTGCCtttagaaataccatttcatgTGAGGGCTACaatgccccattttacaggtggggaaacaaaGGCCTGGAGGGCTAGGGAAGAGGGCAGGCTCCCAGGGTGGGGCAACCCACCAGGTCCTTGAAGCTGCTGTGTGGCTCAGTCTGCTGCTCGTAGAGGGCTTCCCACCCCAGCTACAGCATCCTCTCCAGCTCCCGCAGCCTCTCCAGCTCCTGCAGTGTCTCCTGCTCCCACAGCCTCTGATCCTGCTCCCACAGCCTCTCCTGTTCCAGCAGCTCCTCCACTTGGTCCAGCAGCTGCTCCTCCTCCAGCAGCCTCTTCTGCTCCTCCTGTCGCCTCTCCTGTTCCAAAAGCTTCTCCACCTGCTCCAGCAGCCTCCCCTGGTCCAGCAGCCTCTCCTGTTCCTCCTGCCACCTCTCCTGTTCCAATAGCTTCTCCACCTGCTCCAACAGCCTCTCCTGCTCTGGCAGCCTCTCCTCCTCCCGCAGCCTCTCATCCTGCTCCCGCAGCCTCTCCTCTTCCAGCAACTTCTCTACCTGGTTCAGCAGCCTCTCATGCTCTAgcagcttctcctcctcctcctcctcctcctgtctttTCTGTTCCAACAGCTTCTTCACCTCCTCCAGCAGCCTCTCCTGCTCTGGCAGCCACTCCTGCTCCCATAGCCTCTCATCCTGCTCATGTATCCTCTCCTCCTGCCCAGATAGTCTCTCCTGCTCATGTAGCTTCCCCTCCTGCTCACGCAGCCTCTCCTCCTGCGCACGCAGCCTCTCCTCCTGCGCACGTAGCCTCTCCTCCTGTCTCCTGTTCAGGA encodes:
- the LOC104667460 gene encoding putative golgin subfamily A member 6-like protein 3, producing the protein MKEEPISGKKLEDEGIEKENWAILEKIRKTERQDHLNVLQCLGQCKLQIDLWKSSGTYTDHRVIRQLKEYWQRKSPGVPAGANRKKKINGSSPDTATSGGYRSPGDSATGVYGEGPVSSTTLKDLQVRTLKEEKKHEIHRVQKLGRSLFKLKHQRAEPWAPEPPAGPLEVEQLQDETKHLRKELESLGRQLQAEVENNQMLNLLNRRQEERLRAQEERLRAQEERLREQEGKLHEQERLSGQEERIHEQDERLWEQEWLPEQERLLEEVKKLLEQKRQEEEEEEEKLLEHERLLNQVEKLLEEERLREQDERLREEERLPEQERLLEQVEKLLEQERWQEEQERLLDQGRLLEQVEKLLEQERRQEEQKRLLEEEQLLDQVEELLEQERLWEQDQRLWEQETLQELERLRELERML